A region of Scylla paramamosain isolate STU-SP2022 chromosome 25, ASM3559412v1, whole genome shotgun sequence DNA encodes the following proteins:
- the LOC135113123 gene encoding probable serine/threonine-protein kinase ndrD isoform X1: MASEVESRPGGESDGEGEGELEDVSPPLEDVPPHPARRPMNAFLIFCKRHRAQVRERYPHLENRQVTKILGEWWADLPFHQKTSYTELAKQYKEAFLRANPDFKWYKIPAQPPRPPPARPSNQKVPRCNPLPTDGAITFGKLADEAQMGGLSTLLSTASSSTGSNTTSTTTSSLAPSLTPTTRTSSPTSPTHRPLDGFPQAGSPALTHTTTTTSSMSTNTVTSTTLASWSGSLQRLTPAPAPNPPPAPVEVSPPAMTPPKPPKKRYLQAQHNTTTTAAAATTTPAPTPAETDKKKNNIDDKVRLSNQWSQGGGGGGGSKRRREGEGDEAHTQQQQQQQQQQQQQQQKRTANGVLPQHSISPTPQDPSPSLESPQYNHNSHTPPAGQPHSPPAEEQPLNLCTETTLCASQQQLINKIVDKMCRAGTQAQGPHQTTAVPQTDASRPPEFPTRFFRPENLNNNNSHNHNHNNNNHHHNHSNNNNNNTSNNNNNHNNNNNNNNNNNNNNNNNNNNNNNNNNNNNNETKEEEEEEDAQKPVPLDKAMDTARINGMCDVSLLVSKAIDMVIDRAYDGSRAGGKADGNSQGGGGGGGVTTTTATTTTTTITTTTTPTVTTTTATTTVATTSTTTSSSTTTTNTTTATTTATANGLGSPAPRPRKRTKEEAGEEGDANIQKKRRDGGGSRPHRGGSRNSLGVTGGRSRAPRACKGKIYEELISEGVLPAPRRSRTRNSRLEESESNTNQEREEEEDTHQGEEEEEENEEEQIEEEEALQTKPPEGESGEVAGRRTEEAGRRGRRQLRRLHPEDFNLEARIEALPSLSLDEFTRRKKERKRTSSASSSSHTTPQQPSHPVGAAAAAAPNSSRITPQPDPASDPPPPTSPTTTASTTTPTATTATPSSTTTSAATTTNTPSSTNTSTTTTSTTTVNGRVTLGATNSTTNTNHNSVGGGGGGETSDRETTTSPTSSSSSTSSSSSSLLSTQQHSPPAPILVSGGAVSPGEGGGAGGEGEPLKGSQKRKARKQTITRHDPVNAPLRRDTSVVEQSVLTSMGLAALAEVALSQSVMKL; encoded by the exons GAGAGTCGGCCGGGCGGTGAgagtgatggggagggggagggggagttggAGGATGTCTCCCCGCCCCTGGAAGACGTCCCCCCGCACCCTGCCCGCCGCCCCATGAACGCCTTCCTTATATTCTGCAAAAGACATCGAGCTCAG GTACGCGAGAGATACCCTCACCTGGAGAACCGGCAGGTGACTAAGATCCTGGGCGAGTGGTGGGCCGACCTGCCATTCCACCAGAAGACTTCCTACACTGAGCTGGCCAAGCAGTACAAAGAAGCTTTCCTTCGCGCCAACCCTGACTTCAAGTGGTACAAGATCCCCGCTCAGCCCCCACGCCCTCCCCCTGCCCGCCCCTCCAACCAGAAGGTTCCTAGATGCAACCCACTGCCCACAGATGGAGCAATCACCTTCGGCAAGCTTGCTG aCGAGGCTCAGATGGGAGGCCTGAGCACCCTTCTGTCCACGGCCTCCAGCAGCACCggcagcaacaccaccagcaccaccaccagcagcctGGCCCCAAgcctcacccccaccacccgcacctcctcccccacctcccccacccaccGCCCACTCGATGGTTTCCCACAGGCCGGCTCCCCTGccctcacccacaccaccaccaccacctcctcaatGAGTACAAATACCGTCACCTCCACCACTCTGGCCTCCTGGAGTGGATCCCTGCAGCGCCTCACCCCTGCCCCAGCCCCCAACCCACCCCCTGCCCCCGTGGAGGTCTCCCCCCCTGCCATGACCCCTCCCAAGCCCCCAAAGAAGAGGTACCTGCAAGCGCagcataacaccaccaccaccgccgccgccgccaccaccacgcctgcACCCACACCTGCTGAGACTGACAAGAAG AAGAACAACATTGATGACAAGGTCAGATTAAGCAACCAGTGGTCCcagggaggcggcggcggcggtggcagcaAGCGACGGCGAGAAGGCGAGGGAGACgaggcacacacacagcagcagcagcagcagcagcagcagcagcagcagcagcagcagaagagaaCTGCTAACGGCGTCCTGCCTCAGCACAGCATATCACCCACCCCACAGGACCCCAGCCCCTCCCTGGAGAGCCCGCAGTATAACCACAACAGCCACACACCCCCCGCAGGACAGCCCCACTCGCCACCCGCAGAGGAGCAGCCTCTCAACCTGTGCACAGAAACCACGCTGTGTGCCTCCCAGCAGCAGCTCATCAACAAGATAGTGGACAAGATGTGCCGTGCCGGGACACAAGCCCAGGGGCCTCACCAGACCACCGCCGTGCCCCAGACCGACGCCTCCAGGCCGCCAGAGTTCCCCACACGCTTCTTCCGGCCGGAGaacctaaacaacaacaactcccacaaccacaaccataacaacaataaccaccaccacaaccatagtaataacaataacaataacaccagcaacaataacaacaaccacaacaataacaacaacaacaacaataataacaacaacaataacaataacaacaataataacaacaacaataataataataataacaacaatgagacaaaggaggaggaggaggaggaggacgcacaGAAGCCCGTGCCGCTGGACAAGGCAATGGACACGGCGCGGATCAACGGCATGTGTGATGTGAGCCTGCTGGTGTCCAAGGCCATCGACATGGTGATAGACCGCGCCTATGACGGCAGCAGGGCCGGCGGGAAGGCCGACGGCAACAGtcagggaggaggtggtggtggcggagtgaccaccaccactgccactaccaccaccactaccatcaccaccaccaccacccccacagtcaccaccaccactgccaccactacagttgccaccacctccaccaccacctcctcctccaccaccaccaccaacaccaccactgctaccaccactgccaccgccaacGGCCTGGGGAGCCCTGCACCGCGCCCCAGGAAGAGGACTAAAGAAGaggctggggaggagggggatgccAACATTCAGAAGAAG AGgcgggatgggggagggagccGGCCACACCGAGGGGGCTCCAGGAACAGCCTTGGGGTGACAGGGGGCCGATCCAGGGCGCCCCGGGCCTGCAAAGGAAAGATCTACGAGGAACTCATCTCAGAGGGAGTCCTGCCTGCCCCCCGGAGGTCCCGCACCAGAAACAGCCg gtTGGAGGAGTCTGAGTCAAACACCAaccaggagagggaggaggaggaagacacacaccagggtgaggaggaagaggaggagaatgaagaagagcaaatagaggaggaggaggctcttcAGACCAAACCaccagagggagagagtgg GGAGGTAGCAGGGAGGCGGacagaggaggcagggaggcgtgGCCGGAGACAGCTGAGGCGGCTACACCCTGA GGACTTCAACCTGGAGGCGCGGATTGAGGCGCTGCCCTCCCTCAGTCTGGATGAATTCACCCGCcgcaagaaggagaggaagcgcacctcctccgcctcctcctccagtcacaccacaccacagcagcCATCAC ACCCtgtgggagcagcagcagcagcagctcccAACTCCAGCCGCATCACACCCCAGCCTGACCCTGCCTcagacccccctccccccacctcacccaccaccacagcctccaccaccactcccaccgccaccacagccaccccctcctccaccactacatCAGCAGCCACCACTACAAACACCCCAtcctccaccaacacctccaccaccaccacctccaccaccactgttaatgGGAGAGTTACTTTGGGGGCAACCAACagtaccaccaacaccaaccataatagtgttggtggtggaggtggtggtgaaactTCTGATAGAGAAACTACAACTTCtccaacatcctcctcctcttccacctcctcctcctcctcctccctcctcagcaCACAGCAGCACAGCCCCCCAGCCCCCATCCTGGTCAGCGGGGGGGCTGTATCAccaggggaagggggaggggcagggggtgagggggagccGCTGAAAGGCTCACAGAAGCGCAAGGCTCGGAAGCAGACCATCACGAGGCACGACCCCGTCAATGCCCCACTGCGGAGAG ACACTAGCGTGGTGGAGCAGAGCGTCCTCACCAGCATGGGTCTGGCGGCCCTGGCGGAGGTGGCCCTGAGTCAGTCTGTCATGAAGCTGTGA
- the LOC135113123 gene encoding probable serine/threonine-protein kinase ndrD isoform X2: MNAFLIFCKRHRAQVRERYPHLENRQVTKILGEWWADLPFHQKTSYTELAKQYKEAFLRANPDFKWYKIPAQPPRPPPARPSNQKVPRCNPLPTDGAITFGKLADEAQMGGLSTLLSTASSSTGSNTTSTTTSSLAPSLTPTTRTSSPTSPTHRPLDGFPQAGSPALTHTTTTTSSMSTNTVTSTTLASWSGSLQRLTPAPAPNPPPAPVEVSPPAMTPPKPPKKRYLQAQHNTTTTAAAATTTPAPTPAETDKKKNNIDDKVRLSNQWSQGGGGGGGSKRRREGEGDEAHTQQQQQQQQQQQQQQQKRTANGVLPQHSISPTPQDPSPSLESPQYNHNSHTPPAGQPHSPPAEEQPLNLCTETTLCASQQQLINKIVDKMCRAGTQAQGPHQTTAVPQTDASRPPEFPTRFFRPENLNNNNSHNHNHNNNNHHHNHSNNNNNNTSNNNNNHNNNNNNNNNNNNNNNNNNNNNNNNNNNNNNETKEEEEEEDAQKPVPLDKAMDTARINGMCDVSLLVSKAIDMVIDRAYDGSRAGGKADGNSQGGGGGGGVTTTTATTTTTTITTTTTPTVTTTTATTTVATTSTTTSSSTTTTNTTTATTTATANGLGSPAPRPRKRTKEEAGEEGDANIQKKRRDGGGSRPHRGGSRNSLGVTGGRSRAPRACKGKIYEELISEGVLPAPRRSRTRNSRLEESESNTNQEREEEEDTHQGEEEEEENEEEQIEEEEALQTKPPEGESGEVAGRRTEEAGRRGRRQLRRLHPEDFNLEARIEALPSLSLDEFTRRKKERKRTSSASSSSHTTPQQPSHPVGAAAAAAPNSSRITPQPDPASDPPPPTSPTTTASTTTPTATTATPSSTTTSAATTTNTPSSTNTSTTTTSTTTVNGRVTLGATNSTTNTNHNSVGGGGGGETSDRETTTSPTSSSSSTSSSSSSLLSTQQHSPPAPILVSGGAVSPGEGGGAGGEGEPLKGSQKRKARKQTITRHDPVNAPLRRDTSVVEQSVLTSMGLAALAEVALSQSVMKL, translated from the exons ATGAACGCCTTCCTTATATTCTGCAAAAGACATCGAGCTCAG GTACGCGAGAGATACCCTCACCTGGAGAACCGGCAGGTGACTAAGATCCTGGGCGAGTGGTGGGCCGACCTGCCATTCCACCAGAAGACTTCCTACACTGAGCTGGCCAAGCAGTACAAAGAAGCTTTCCTTCGCGCCAACCCTGACTTCAAGTGGTACAAGATCCCCGCTCAGCCCCCACGCCCTCCCCCTGCCCGCCCCTCCAACCAGAAGGTTCCTAGATGCAACCCACTGCCCACAGATGGAGCAATCACCTTCGGCAAGCTTGCTG aCGAGGCTCAGATGGGAGGCCTGAGCACCCTTCTGTCCACGGCCTCCAGCAGCACCggcagcaacaccaccagcaccaccaccagcagcctGGCCCCAAgcctcacccccaccacccgcacctcctcccccacctcccccacccaccGCCCACTCGATGGTTTCCCACAGGCCGGCTCCCCTGccctcacccacaccaccaccaccacctcctcaatGAGTACAAATACCGTCACCTCCACCACTCTGGCCTCCTGGAGTGGATCCCTGCAGCGCCTCACCCCTGCCCCAGCCCCCAACCCACCCCCTGCCCCCGTGGAGGTCTCCCCCCCTGCCATGACCCCTCCCAAGCCCCCAAAGAAGAGGTACCTGCAAGCGCagcataacaccaccaccaccgccgccgccgccaccaccacgcctgcACCCACACCTGCTGAGACTGACAAGAAG AAGAACAACATTGATGACAAGGTCAGATTAAGCAACCAGTGGTCCcagggaggcggcggcggcggtggcagcaAGCGACGGCGAGAAGGCGAGGGAGACgaggcacacacacagcagcagcagcagcagcagcagcagcagcagcagcagcagcagaagagaaCTGCTAACGGCGTCCTGCCTCAGCACAGCATATCACCCACCCCACAGGACCCCAGCCCCTCCCTGGAGAGCCCGCAGTATAACCACAACAGCCACACACCCCCCGCAGGACAGCCCCACTCGCCACCCGCAGAGGAGCAGCCTCTCAACCTGTGCACAGAAACCACGCTGTGTGCCTCCCAGCAGCAGCTCATCAACAAGATAGTGGACAAGATGTGCCGTGCCGGGACACAAGCCCAGGGGCCTCACCAGACCACCGCCGTGCCCCAGACCGACGCCTCCAGGCCGCCAGAGTTCCCCACACGCTTCTTCCGGCCGGAGaacctaaacaacaacaactcccacaaccacaaccataacaacaataaccaccaccacaaccatagtaataacaataacaataacaccagcaacaataacaacaaccacaacaataacaacaacaacaacaataataacaacaacaataacaataacaacaataataacaacaacaataataataataataacaacaatgagacaaaggaggaggaggaggaggaggacgcacaGAAGCCCGTGCCGCTGGACAAGGCAATGGACACGGCGCGGATCAACGGCATGTGTGATGTGAGCCTGCTGGTGTCCAAGGCCATCGACATGGTGATAGACCGCGCCTATGACGGCAGCAGGGCCGGCGGGAAGGCCGACGGCAACAGtcagggaggaggtggtggtggcggagtgaccaccaccactgccactaccaccaccactaccatcaccaccaccaccacccccacagtcaccaccaccactgccaccactacagttgccaccacctccaccaccacctcctcctccaccaccaccaccaacaccaccactgctaccaccactgccaccgccaacGGCCTGGGGAGCCCTGCACCGCGCCCCAGGAAGAGGACTAAAGAAGaggctggggaggagggggatgccAACATTCAGAAGAAG AGgcgggatgggggagggagccGGCCACACCGAGGGGGCTCCAGGAACAGCCTTGGGGTGACAGGGGGCCGATCCAGGGCGCCCCGGGCCTGCAAAGGAAAGATCTACGAGGAACTCATCTCAGAGGGAGTCCTGCCTGCCCCCCGGAGGTCCCGCACCAGAAACAGCCg gtTGGAGGAGTCTGAGTCAAACACCAaccaggagagggaggaggaggaagacacacaccagggtgaggaggaagaggaggagaatgaagaagagcaaatagaggaggaggaggctcttcAGACCAAACCaccagagggagagagtgg GGAGGTAGCAGGGAGGCGGacagaggaggcagggaggcgtgGCCGGAGACAGCTGAGGCGGCTACACCCTGA GGACTTCAACCTGGAGGCGCGGATTGAGGCGCTGCCCTCCCTCAGTCTGGATGAATTCACCCGCcgcaagaaggagaggaagcgcacctcctccgcctcctcctccagtcacaccacaccacagcagcCATCAC ACCCtgtgggagcagcagcagcagcagctcccAACTCCAGCCGCATCACACCCCAGCCTGACCCTGCCTcagacccccctccccccacctcacccaccaccacagcctccaccaccactcccaccgccaccacagccaccccctcctccaccactacatCAGCAGCCACCACTACAAACACCCCAtcctccaccaacacctccaccaccaccacctccaccaccactgttaatgGGAGAGTTACTTTGGGGGCAACCAACagtaccaccaacaccaaccataatagtgttggtggtggaggtggtggtgaaactTCTGATAGAGAAACTACAACTTCtccaacatcctcctcctcttccacctcctcctcctcctcctccctcctcagcaCACAGCAGCACAGCCCCCCAGCCCCCATCCTGGTCAGCGGGGGGGCTGTATCAccaggggaagggggaggggcagggggtgagggggagccGCTGAAAGGCTCACAGAAGCGCAAGGCTCGGAAGCAGACCATCACGAGGCACGACCCCGTCAATGCCCCACTGCGGAGAG ACACTAGCGTGGTGGAGCAGAGCGTCCTCACCAGCATGGGTCTGGCGGCCCTGGCGGAGGTGGCCCTGAGTCAGTCTGTCATGAAGCTGTGA